The proteins below come from a single Agrobacterium vitis genomic window:
- a CDS encoding adenine phosphoribosyltransferase: MTQISQELSAAIRSIPDYPKPGIVFRDITTLLGNPRAFRRAVDELVQPYAGLKIDKIAGMEARGFILGGAVAHQLSAGFVPIRKKGKLPHTTVRIAYSLEYGVDEMEMHVDAVQPGEKVILVDDLIATGGTAVGAVQLLRQIGADVVSACFVIDLPDLGGRKKLEALGVEVRTLVEFSGH, translated from the coding sequence ATGACACAGATTTCCCAGGAACTTTCCGCCGCCATCCGCTCCATTCCGGACTATCCCAAGCCTGGCATCGTGTTTCGCGATATCACCACGCTGCTCGGCAATCCGCGCGCTTTTCGCCGCGCCGTCGATGAGCTGGTGCAACCCTATGCCGGGTTGAAGATCGACAAGATCGCCGGCATGGAGGCTCGCGGCTTCATTCTGGGCGGGGCGGTGGCGCATCAGCTGTCTGCTGGTTTCGTGCCGATCCGCAAGAAGGGCAAGCTGCCGCACACGACGGTGCGGATCGCCTATAGCCTGGAATATGGCGTGGACGAGATGGAAATGCATGTCGATGCCGTGCAGCCCGGCGAGAAGGTCATTCTGGTCGATGACCTGATCGCCACCGGTGGCACCGCCGTCGGCGCGGTGCAGCTACTGCGTCAGATCGGCGCCGACGTCGTCTCCGCCTGTTTCGTCATCGACCTGCCGGATCTCGGCGGCCGCAAGAAGCTGGAAGCGCTAGGCGTCGAGGTGCGCACGCTGGTGGAATTTTCCGGGCATTGA
- a CDS encoding LysE family translocator: protein MPLDFYLTSFIIVATPGTGALYTLSVALSGGWRDATIAAFGCTLGILPHMAAASLGLAAILATNETLFQSVKIAGVAYLLYMAIGLWRVSEINMSQEPRRHDRAGRIIGKAVLINLLNPKLSLFFLAFLPQFVHGNDPFAVRQFALCSSIFMAMTFVVFAIYGGLASRLRDHIISKPRAVKGLYRSFSAAFLLMSIRLALAER from the coding sequence ATGCCCCTGGATTTTTATCTGACATCCTTCATCATCGTCGCAACACCCGGCACCGGGGCGCTTTACACCCTGAGTGTGGCGCTGTCCGGCGGATGGCGAGATGCAACCATTGCCGCCTTCGGCTGCACGCTCGGCATTCTGCCCCATATGGCAGCAGCCAGCCTTGGGCTCGCAGCAATCCTTGCGACCAATGAAACCCTATTCCAGTCCGTCAAGATCGCCGGTGTCGCCTATCTGCTGTACATGGCGATTGGCCTTTGGCGCGTAAGCGAGATCAATATGAGCCAGGAGCCGCGCCGGCATGACCGTGCCGGGCGGATTATAGGAAAAGCAGTCCTGATCAACTTGCTGAACCCAAAACTATCTCTGTTCTTCCTGGCATTTCTGCCGCAATTCGTTCACGGCAACGACCCGTTCGCCGTCAGGCAGTTTGCCCTCTGCTCAAGCATTTTCATGGCGATGACATTCGTCGTCTTCGCCATCTATGGCGGCCTGGCAAGCAGACTGCGCGATCACATCATCTCAAAGCCCAGAGCGGTAAAGGGCCTCTACAGGAGCTTTTCCGCTGCATTCCTGTTGATGAGTATTAGACTGGCACTCGCCGAGCGATAA
- a CDS encoding AraC family transcriptional regulator: MQDFQAFRPTNPRLRAVCAHSSHKFPRHTHDEFGIGLIVKGAQVSASGRGQVMAEPGNIITVNPGEVHDGAPIGEHGRQWLMIYMEPEYLKEMQADLQETGQVEFEKPVFDNPGLAVRFQRAFQAMSVGSDPVAEMILEESLLCLLAPLIAWRSNQPRPKDHPSMQRVRQMIFDDPTANPSLHDLAKVADASRFQTLRAFQAMTGLTPHAFILQQRANQARRLILSSRNSLADIAAACGYADQSHMTREFKRRYGLTPAAFRA; the protein is encoded by the coding sequence ATGCAGGACTTTCAGGCATTCCGGCCCACCAATCCACGGCTTCGCGCCGTTTGCGCCCATAGTAGCCACAAATTTCCCCGCCATACGCATGACGAATTCGGCATCGGGCTGATCGTCAAGGGCGCACAAGTTTCGGCCTCAGGCCGGGGGCAGGTCATGGCTGAACCCGGGAATATCATCACCGTCAATCCTGGCGAAGTGCATGACGGCGCTCCGATCGGAGAGCATGGCAGGCAATGGTTGATGATCTATATGGAGCCAGAGTATCTCAAAGAGATGCAGGCGGATTTACAGGAGACCGGACAGGTCGAATTCGAGAAACCCGTCTTCGACAATCCGGGTTTGGCCGTTCGTTTTCAGCGCGCCTTTCAAGCCATGAGCGTAGGTAGTGATCCCGTGGCGGAAATGATCCTTGAAGAATCGTTGCTGTGTTTGCTTGCACCGCTGATCGCTTGGCGAAGCAACCAGCCTCGACCGAAAGACCACCCCTCGATGCAGCGGGTACGGCAAATGATCTTCGACGATCCAACGGCAAACCCGTCGCTGCATGATCTGGCCAAGGTTGCCGATGCCAGCCGTTTTCAAACTCTACGGGCATTCCAGGCAATGACTGGCCTGACTCCCCATGCCTTCATTCTACAACAGCGCGCCAACCAGGCTCGCCGCCTGATCCTGTCGAGCAGGAACAGCCTGGCCGATATCGCCGCAGCCTGCGGCTATGCTGATCAAAGCCACATGACGCGGGAATTCAAACGCCGCTACGGGCTGACGCCTGCCGCATTTCGCGCCTGA
- a CDS encoding glutathione peroxidase gives MNVHDFSAKDITGRERKLAEFAGKLLLIVNTASKCGFTPQYEGLETLQKRFKDDLVIIGFPCNQFGGQEPGSEAEIASFCDLNFNVSFPMFAKIDVKGNEAHPLYKYLTHEVRGILGTEAIKWNFTKFLVGRDGMPIARYAPITKPEEIADDIAKAVKG, from the coding sequence ATGAACGTTCATGATTTTTCAGCCAAGGATATTACCGGTCGGGAGCGCAAGCTTGCCGAATTTGCCGGAAAACTGCTCCTGATCGTCAACACCGCCAGCAAATGCGGCTTCACACCGCAATATGAAGGCCTGGAGACCCTGCAAAAGCGTTTCAAGGACGATCTCGTCATCATCGGCTTTCCCTGCAACCAGTTTGGTGGTCAGGAACCGGGATCAGAAGCCGAAATCGCCAGCTTCTGCGACCTGAATTTCAATGTCAGCTTCCCGATGTTCGCCAAGATTGATGTCAAAGGCAACGAGGCCCATCCTCTCTACAAATACCTGACCCACGAAGTGCGCGGCATTCTCGGCACCGAAGCGATCAAATGGAATTTCACCAAATTTCTGGTCGGCCGCGACGGCATGCCGATTGCCCGCTATGCGCCGATCACCAAACCGGAGGAAATTGCTGATGATATCGCTAAGGCGGTGAAGGGTTAA
- a CDS encoding MaoC family dehydratase, with amino-acid sequence MRMVDLFPFEQKVVLGTRHFNAEDIIRFATKFDPQPFHVDAEAAKSYVFGGLCASGWHTCSVWMRTFLDFMGEANTKAIAEGVAPPRLGPSPGFTDLKWLKPVYAGDDITYSLTAQNSRALRSRPGWHLHASVAEGMNQQGEPVLRFVSTVLEQENDNERS; translated from the coding sequence ATGAGAATGGTTGACCTGTTCCCCTTCGAGCAAAAAGTCGTGCTCGGCACCCGCCATTTCAACGCGGAGGATATCATCCGCTTTGCCACAAAATTCGATCCGCAACCCTTCCACGTCGATGCGGAAGCGGCGAAGTCCTACGTCTTCGGCGGTCTCTGCGCCTCTGGCTGGCATACCTGCTCAGTCTGGATGCGAACCTTTCTCGACTTCATGGGCGAAGCCAATACCAAAGCGATTGCCGAAGGCGTGGCACCGCCACGGCTTGGCCCCTCGCCCGGCTTTACAGACCTGAAATGGCTGAAACCGGTCTATGCCGGGGACGATATTACCTATAGCCTGACGGCACAAAACAGCCGCGCGCTCAGATCGCGTCCCGGCTGGCACCTCCACGCCAGCGTTGCCGAAGGTATGAACCAACAGGGCGAGCCGGTGCTGCGCTTCGTCAGCACCGTGCTCGAACAGGAGAATGACAATGAACGTTCATGA
- a CDS encoding MaoC family dehydratase, translating into MQTDKLYFEDFPVGTRLPLGPVTVDLNDIIEFATEFDPQPMHLDAEAGEASILGGLAASGWHTCGLLMRMMIDSYILRSYSEGAPGIDFVQWKTPVLAGDTLSGFSLVEEARPLRSRPGIGVITSRHELVNQKGETVIVARNAAMMRQRQAAGDVA; encoded by the coding sequence ATGCAGACAGATAAATTATATTTTGAAGATTTTCCGGTTGGTACACGCCTGCCGCTTGGCCCCGTTACGGTGGATTTAAACGACATTATCGAGTTTGCCACAGAGTTCGATCCGCAGCCGATGCATCTCGATGCGGAAGCTGGTGAGGCCAGCATTCTCGGCGGCTTGGCGGCCTCCGGCTGGCATACCTGCGGACTTTTGATGCGGATGATGATCGACAGCTATATCCTGCGCTCCTATTCCGAGGGAGCGCCGGGCATCGACTTCGTGCAGTGGAAAACGCCGGTCCTAGCGGGTGATACCCTGAGTGGCTTTTCCCTGGTTGAAGAGGCCCGGCCATTGCGCTCGCGCCCGGGAATCGGTGTCATCACCAGCCGCCATGAACTGGTCAACCAAAAGGGCGAAACCGTCATCGTCGCGCGCAATGCGGCCATGATGCGCCAGCGCCAAGCGGCAGGAGACGTGGCATGA
- the ychF gene encoding redox-regulated ATPase YchF, which translates to MGFKCGIVGLPNVGKSTLFNALTRTAAAQAANYPFCTIEPNTGEVAVPDPRMQTLATVAGSKEIIPTRISFVDIAGLVRGASKGEGLGNKFLANIREVDAVVHVLRCFEDDDITHVEGRIDPVGDAETIETELMLADLESLERRTEQTRKRAASKDKESMTLLPVMDGALKLLQEGKPARLLLASLDAEEREVLKSLNLLTSHPVLYVCNVAEADAVTGNAHTKAVEDMAKAQGAETVIISAAIEAEVAQLPDEEAAEFLSALGLEEAGLDRLIRAGYHLLDLITYFTVGPKETRAWTIPRGTKAPAAAGVIHTDFERGFIRAFTIAYDDYITYKGEVGAKEAGKGRDEGKEYVVNDGDVIHFRFNT; encoded by the coding sequence ATGGGCTTCAAATGCGGTATCGTGGGACTGCCGAATGTCGGCAAGTCCACCCTTTTCAACGCGCTGACCAGGACGGCGGCGGCCCAGGCGGCCAACTATCCGTTCTGCACCATCGAGCCGAATACCGGCGAAGTGGCCGTGCCCGATCCGCGCATGCAGACGCTGGCAACCGTTGCCGGCTCCAAGGAAATCATCCCGACCCGCATTTCCTTCGTGGACATTGCCGGTCTGGTGCGCGGCGCTTCCAAGGGTGAAGGCCTGGGCAACAAGTTTCTTGCCAATATCCGTGAAGTCGATGCAGTCGTGCATGTGCTGCGCTGCTTCGAAGATGACGACATCACCCATGTCGAAGGCCGGATCGATCCGGTTGGCGACGCCGAAACCATCGAAACCGAGCTGATGCTGGCCGATCTGGAAAGCCTGGAGCGCCGCACCGAGCAGACCCGCAAGCGCGCCGCCTCCAAGGACAAGGAATCGATGACACTGCTGCCTGTCATGGATGGTGCTCTGAAGCTGCTGCAAGAGGGCAAGCCCGCCCGCCTGCTGTTGGCAAGCCTTGATGCCGAAGAGCGCGAGGTGCTGAAAAGCCTGAACCTGCTGACCTCGCATCCGGTCCTCTACGTCTGCAATGTCGCCGAAGCCGATGCCGTAACCGGCAATGCCCATACCAAAGCCGTCGAGGACATGGCCAAGGCACAAGGGGCGGAAACCGTAATCATTTCGGCGGCCATCGAAGCCGAAGTGGCGCAATTGCCGGACGAGGAAGCTGCCGAATTTCTGTCGGCGCTCGGGCTGGAAGAAGCAGGTCTGGACCGGCTGATCCGCGCTGGCTATCACCTGCTCGACCTGATCACCTATTTCACCGTTGGCCCCAAGGAAACCCGCGCCTGGACCATTCCGCGCGGCACCAAGGCGCCCGCCGCCGCAGGCGTGATCCATACCGATTTCGAACGCGGCTTCATCCGCGCCTTCACCATCGCCTATGATGATTACATCACCTACAAGGGCGAAGTCGGCGCCAAGGAAGCTGGCAAGGGCCGCGACGAAGGTAAGGAATATGTCGTGAATGACGGCGACGTCATCCACTTCCGCTTCAACACCTGA
- the clpS gene encoding ATP-dependent Clp protease adapter ClpS, with protein MPQKVIVGQPKVKTRPKLEQPRLYKVILTNDDYTPREFVTIVLKAVFRMSEETGNRVMMTAHRFGSAVVVVCTRDIAETKSTEANDLAKEAGFPLLFTIEPEE; from the coding sequence ATGCCTCAAAAAGTCATTGTCGGGCAGCCAAAGGTGAAAACCAGGCCAAAGCTGGAGCAGCCCAGGCTCTACAAGGTCATCCTGACCAATGATGATTACACTCCGCGCGAATTCGTGACCATCGTGCTGAAAGCCGTGTTCCGGATGAGCGAGGAAACCGGCAACCGCGTGATGATGACCGCTCACCGTTTTGGCTCGGCGGTGGTGGTGGTCTGCACCCGCGACATCGCCGAGACCAAATCCACCGAGGCCAATGATCTCGCCAAGGAAGCAGGGTTTCCGCTGCTGTTTACCATTGAGCCGGAAGAATAG
- a CDS encoding GNAT family N-acetyltransferase produces MSKSAIKIRAAQPDDLESLLSLYQELNSDDDLLQPDLVREKYAAILAHPGLTIFLALDMETPVATTSLVVIPNLTRGGRPYALIENVASAISHRGQGYGKAVVLHAIDAAWQAGCYKAMLLTGRTDEAIHRFYGSCGFLQNKTGYQIRRT; encoded by the coding sequence ATGAGCAAGTCAGCCATCAAGATTCGCGCCGCCCAGCCAGACGATTTGGAAAGCCTGCTGTCGCTGTATCAGGAATTGAACAGCGATGACGATCTGTTGCAGCCCGATCTCGTGCGCGAAAAATATGCGGCAATTCTCGCCCATCCCGGTCTGACAATTTTTTTGGCGCTCGATATGGAAACGCCCGTGGCGACGACCTCTCTTGTCGTCATCCCCAACCTCACCCGTGGTGGAAGACCTTATGCCCTGATTGAAAACGTTGCCAGCGCCATCAGTCATCGCGGCCAAGGCTATGGCAAGGCGGTGGTGCTTCACGCCATTGACGCAGCCTGGCAGGCAGGCTGCTACAAAGCCATGCTGCTCACAGGCCGAACGGACGAAGCCATCCACCGCTTCTACGGTTCCTGCGGCTTTCTCCAGAACAAGACCGGCTATCAGATCCGCCGTACGTGA
- the pth gene encoding aminoacyl-tRNA hydrolase, whose translation MIVLAGLGNPGSQYAGNRHNIGFMVLDAIHRRHSFSPWSKKFKAEIADGTLAGEKVLLIKPQTFMNLSGESVGEALRFYKLGPEQLVAIYDELDLLPGKARIKLGGGHGGHNGIKSLDAHCGLNYRRLRLGIGHPGDKSRVQAHVLGDFGKLDAEWLDPLLETLAENADMLVRGEDSQLMNKLALATGTKADEEKPKPAKPAKSHIHQARNGVQPKKLPETGPMAEMLKKMFGPKKD comes from the coding sequence ATGATCGTTCTTGCAGGGCTTGGCAATCCCGGCTCCCAATATGCCGGCAACCGCCACAATATCGGCTTCATGGTGCTCGACGCCATCCATCGCCGCCACAGCTTTTCGCCCTGGTCGAAGAAATTCAAGGCCGAGATTGCCGATGGCACGCTGGCGGGCGAAAAAGTGCTGCTGATCAAGCCGCAGACCTTCATGAACCTGTCAGGCGAATCGGTCGGCGAGGCGCTGCGCTTCTACAAGCTTGGCCCCGAACAGCTGGTGGCGATCTATGACGAGCTGGATCTTCTGCCCGGCAAGGCCCGCATCAAGCTGGGCGGCGGCCATGGCGGCCATAATGGCATCAAATCGCTGGATGCCCATTGCGGCCTGAACTACCGCCGCCTGCGGCTCGGTATCGGCCATCCCGGCGATAAATCCCGGGTCCAGGCGCATGTGCTGGGCGATTTCGGCAAGCTCGACGCTGAATGGCTCGATCCTCTGCTGGAAACGCTGGCCGAAAACGCCGACATGCTGGTGCGCGGTGAAGACAGCCAGTTGATGAACAAACTGGCGCTTGCGACAGGGACGAAAGCGGACGAGGAAAAGCCCAAGCCCGCCAAACCGGCCAAATCCCACATTCATCAGGCTCGCAATGGCGTGCAGCCGAAAAAACTGCCGGAAACCGGCCCGATGGCTGAGATGTTGAAGAAGATGTTTGGTCCGAAGAAGGATTGA
- a CDS encoding substrate-binding periplasmic protein: MSCRRSAFRLVVLSSLVFMTATAMAQNSIVFTTEDYPPYNFRENGVDKGVGYEQVVMIMKDLSIPYTIEMMPWARAIAMAETEPMTCVFTAAHIPEREGRFKWVEPLAIDRNIIMSRKGSGIQVRNVEDARKYIVGTQRDDYTQALLERHGFPRIDLASNLDLTIKKLESDRIDLMPVSEKFYHKLVAEGHPLEQQFVLTEQKFAIACNKSLPDDLIVQMQQALDRLIADGTQARISREYGLLQPQ; encoded by the coding sequence ATGAGCTGTCGAAGAAGTGCATTCCGCCTTGTCGTCCTGTCCTCCTTGGTGTTCATGACCGCCACAGCCATGGCGCAAAACAGCATAGTCTTTACCACGGAAGATTACCCACCTTACAATTTCAGGGAAAACGGGGTGGACAAGGGCGTCGGCTACGAGCAGGTCGTCATGATCATGAAGGATCTGTCGATCCCCTATACCATCGAGATGATGCCCTGGGCTCGTGCCATCGCGATGGCCGAAACCGAACCGATGACCTGCGTGTTTACCGCAGCCCATATCCCTGAGCGCGAAGGCCGCTTCAAATGGGTCGAGCCGCTGGCCATCGATCGGAATATCATCATGAGCCGCAAGGGCTCCGGCATTCAGGTGCGCAATGTCGAGGACGCCCGCAAGTATATTGTCGGCACCCAGCGCGACGACTACACTCAGGCCCTTCTGGAACGGCATGGTTTTCCCAGAATCGACCTCGCCTCCAACCTCGATCTAACCATCAAGAAACTGGAAAGCGACCGGATCGATCTCATGCCGGTCTCGGAGAAATTCTATCACAAGCTGGTGGCCGAAGGTCATCCTCTGGAACAGCAATTCGTGCTGACCGAGCAGAAATTCGCCATTGCCTGCAACAAGTCCCTGCCCGATGACCTGATCGTGCAAATGCAACAAGCGCTTGATCGACTGATTGCCGACGGCACGCAAGCCAGGATTTCGCGAGAATATGGCCTGTTACAGCCTCAATAG
- a CDS encoding EAL domain-containing protein, whose product MTRSVEQRFLALVAGTVFVCVVPLFLLFLWLSSQRAETDQQNSIAVLLAANAQALAKPLWDFDAESVRQISAALVSGGEVIRVEVSDPTGNIRIDMPQTFVPAKTFSSLSQTIIYQHQDGPKTVGTITLSFQKHGLFASIRRTEGVFIAIFILSMLVVILAAIVGNRMMVMRPLTQLTAAIEATRRLGSRRSVDWHSNDEMGRLAQSFNAMQSKLQQEEIELKQAHRLATDIYHATPAMLFSVDADDRITGISDYWTSVTGYHREDIIGLSFESLITIEARQAYRQVKQNGEAGLQQQYTTKFVCADGRIMDVLVVESGNATPMAQSNLSLSVMTDITALKQSEARNRRQAMTDHLTGLLNRQGFENELDVQIEATDRQGGSLACLFVDLDRFKWINDNLGHHAGDTTLKILVDMIVHLLPENSVAARIGGDEFAILLRANDCETAARAVANDICGIFETPFIVKGTATRLSASIGIALYPQHAETATELLQKADMAMYNRKRDGKNGFQIFDDSIGTTTRRRAEIEQMIEQALSNDWLDAFLQPIIDLQSGKTVGYEALMRLRHPVHGIMAPTEIISLAEETGTIHDIGKQVFDKALDHFTRLSALSGDTTSYLALNVSPTQIDASLLVWLASAVHLFNIDPSRIIIEITEATLLHDSPHIQTVLQKIGDFGCRIALDDFGTGYSSLSYLSRFPVNIIKIDQSFIRSMTGDTLDLRERSRMLIEGIAAISHKMKCTVVAEGIETKEQWRALQAIGVDYGQGYLFDRPLSFEDLQARFGDNSATPPKSTPIARIGHRTTA is encoded by the coding sequence ATGACCCGGTCCGTGGAACAGCGTTTCCTTGCGCTGGTGGCTGGAACAGTGTTCGTCTGCGTTGTGCCGCTGTTTCTGCTGTTTCTGTGGCTGTCGTCACAACGGGCCGAAACCGATCAGCAAAATAGTATAGCTGTCCTGTTGGCTGCCAATGCCCAGGCACTCGCCAAGCCACTTTGGGATTTCGATGCTGAGAGTGTACGCCAGATCAGTGCAGCGCTGGTCTCCGGTGGCGAGGTCATCAGGGTCGAAGTTTCCGACCCGACCGGCAATATACGCATTGACATGCCGCAAACATTTGTCCCGGCAAAGACATTTTCCTCCCTATCGCAAACCATCATCTACCAGCATCAGGACGGACCGAAAACCGTTGGCACCATTACGCTTTCCTTTCAAAAGCATGGCCTGTTTGCCAGCATTCGCCGGACCGAAGGCGTGTTTATCGCCATCTTCATCCTGTCCATGCTGGTGGTGATTCTGGCCGCCATCGTCGGCAACCGGATGATGGTCATGAGACCGCTGACGCAGCTGACCGCCGCCATCGAAGCCACGCGACGTCTGGGTTCGCGACGTTCGGTCGACTGGCATTCAAACGATGAAATGGGCCGGCTGGCGCAGAGCTTCAACGCCATGCAATCAAAGCTTCAGCAGGAAGAAATCGAGCTAAAACAGGCGCACCGGCTGGCAACCGACATCTACCATGCGACGCCCGCCATGCTGTTTTCTGTCGATGCCGATGACCGGATTACCGGCATCAGCGACTACTGGACATCGGTGACAGGCTATCACCGCGAAGATATCATCGGTCTCAGTTTTGAAAGCCTGATTACAATTGAGGCCCGTCAGGCCTACCGCCAAGTCAAACAGAATGGTGAGGCTGGCCTGCAACAGCAATATACCACCAAATTCGTCTGTGCCGATGGACGGATCATGGATGTCCTGGTCGTCGAATCCGGCAATGCCACACCGATGGCGCAGTCCAACCTTTCGCTGAGCGTCATGACTGACATCACCGCCCTCAAACAATCGGAGGCACGCAACCGGCGCCAGGCAATGACCGATCATCTGACCGGGCTTCTCAACCGTCAGGGTTTCGAGAACGAACTGGATGTGCAGATCGAGGCAACCGACCGCCAGGGCGGTTCCCTTGCCTGCCTGTTCGTCGATCTCGACCGGTTCAAATGGATCAATGACAATCTCGGCCATCATGCCGGCGACACGACCCTGAAAATTCTGGTGGACATGATCGTCCACCTGCTGCCGGAAAACTCGGTGGCCGCCCGCATTGGCGGCGACGAATTCGCCATCCTGCTGCGTGCCAACGATTGCGAAACAGCCGCCCGCGCCGTGGCCAACGATATCTGCGGGATTTTCGAAACTCCCTTCATCGTCAAGGGGACCGCCACAAGACTGAGCGCCAGCATCGGCATCGCGCTGTATCCGCAACACGCCGAGACAGCCACGGAACTGCTGCAAAAGGCCGACATGGCAATGTATAATCGCAAGCGCGACGGAAAGAACGGTTTCCAGATCTTCGACGACAGCATTGGCACTACCACCCGCCGGCGCGCCGAGATCGAGCAGATGATCGAGCAGGCATTGAGCAACGACTGGCTCGATGCGTTTTTGCAACCAATCATCGACCTGCAAAGCGGCAAGACGGTCGGCTACGAGGCCTTGATGCGTCTGCGCCACCCCGTCCACGGCATCATGGCGCCGACCGAAATCATCAGTCTGGCCGAGGAAACCGGTACCATTCACGATATCGGCAAGCAGGTTTTCGATAAGGCTCTCGATCACTTCACCAGGCTTTCCGCCCTCAGTGGCGACACCACCTCCTATCTGGCGCTGAATGTCTCGCCAACGCAGATCGATGCCAGCCTTCTGGTCTGGCTGGCCAGCGCGGTGCATCTTTTCAACATCGACCCATCGCGGATCATCATCGAGATCACCGAAGCGACGTTGCTGCACGACAGCCCACATATCCAGACCGTGCTCCAAAAAATCGGCGATTTTGGCTGCCGCATTGCGCTGGACGATTTCGGCACCGGATATTCCTCGCTCAGCTATCTCAGCCGCTTCCCGGTCAATATCATCAAGATCGACCAGTCCTTCATCCGCTCCATGACCGGCGATACCCTGGACCTGCGCGAGCGCAGCCGCATGTTGATCGAAGGCATTGCCGCTATTTCGCACAAGATGAAATGCACCGTGGTGGCCGAGGGCATCGAGACCAAGGAACAATGGCGGGCGCTACAGGCAATCGGTGTGGATTACGGCCAGGGCTATCTGTTCGACCGGCCATTGTCCTTCGAAGATCTGCAAGCCCGGTTCGGAGACAATAGCGCGACACCGCCGAAATCCACGCCCATTGCCAGGATTGGACATCGGACAACGGCTTAG
- a CDS encoding 50S ribosomal protein L25/general stress protein Ctc gives MSHASYELKAETRERVGKGSSRELRRNGLIPAVIYGDKQAPIAITLNTNEVTKRIHAGGFMTTVATIEVNGEKIRVLPKDYQLDPVRDFTMHIDFLRVSANSQVTVAVPVRFVNEDKSAVKTGAVLNIVRHDVELQVPANNIPEAITFDLEGLKIGDSVHISAVKLPSGVTPVITDRDFTIATLVAPDVDVADEEEATEE, from the coding sequence ATGAGCCACGCATCTTACGAGCTCAAGGCCGAAACGCGCGAACGGGTTGGTAAGGGGTCCTCCCGTGAACTTCGCCGCAACGGTCTCATTCCCGCTGTCATCTATGGTGACAAGCAGGCTCCCATTGCCATCACCCTGAACACCAATGAAGTCACCAAGCGTATTCACGCTGGCGGTTTCATGACCACGGTGGCGACCATTGAAGTCAACGGCGAAAAGATCCGCGTCCTGCCCAAGGACTACCAGCTGGATCCAGTCCGCGACTTCACCATGCATATCGACTTCCTGCGCGTTTCGGCAAACAGCCAGGTCACGGTTGCCGTGCCTGTCCGTTTCGTCAATGAAGACAAGTCCGCCGTCAAGACCGGTGCTGTCCTCAACATCGTACGCCACGACGTCGAGTTGCAGGTTCCGGCCAACAACATTCCAGAAGCCATCACCTTCGATCTGGAAGGCCTGAAGATCGGCGACAGCGTGCATATCTCTGCCGTGAAGCTGCCTTCTGGTGTGACCCCTGTGATCACCGACCGCGACTTCACGATTGCAACTCTCGTCGCTCCAGACGTTGACGTTGCTGACGAAGAAGAAGCAACCGAAGAATAA